A region of the Terriglobales bacterium genome:
GCGATCACCGGCGAATAGATTTTCCATTTTGGATCTCGTTTCTGGTGTGCTGGCGATTCGTGATCACTTCGCTGGAACTAACACCGGAGCGCCTTTGTCCTTCACGAAGACCACGACGAATTTCGCCGGTTGGGTCTGGCTTGCGTTCCGCCCAACGACATGAACATCGTTGGGACCTTCATAGAAGGTTTGACCAGGTGTCAGCGTAACTTCCTTTCCGCCTCTCACCTGCATCACGATCGAGCCCTCCAACACATAAATAAACCCATGTGCATTGTGGCGATGGATTGGATCCATACTGCCCGGCGGATATTCCACTGTGATCATCAGACCCTCTTTGCCAGGAAAGTCCGCCAGGTCTTTTGAGAAAAGCTCCGTCACTTTAGCTTCCTGAGCCATGAGCGTGCCAGCTATGAGGCATACCAGCATCAAACTCAGTTTCTTTATCGTCATGGAATTAACCTTTCGCTTACCGGGGCGATAAGCCCCATGATTTGCATGTGGGTTAGCTCTTCGCCAGTTAACAAAAACTCACGCGCCGGTACTGCTTCACCGTTGAAGCCGCCTTGGCTGAACCGGCGCGTAGCGGACTACTAATGAGCGACCATTAATGAGCGACCATGGAATCATGCTGCCGGTTGCGATTTCGCATGAGGGACCTGACCTGTAGGCTGATTGACCCAAGTTTCGAAGCGAGTCTCTCCGAGTTGCGCGTTATTCCCCGGAACCAATGTTCGGTCGTTGACCTTCGCCCCAGAGTAGAGCGCATTCGGATCAGCGACGACATCGCGAGGATCTCCGAGCTGGGCCAAACGTCGCCGGACTAGTTCATCCACGCGAAACTGTTCCGGCCCCGCTATTTCGACCGTGCCATTTACCGGCGGGCCTACCGCGATCCTGCCCAGGGCAGTCGCGACATCGTCGGCAGCCATCGGCTGGAAAAGCACAGGAGGCAAATGCGCCTTGTCGCCAACCATGGATATGTCGGCAAGTCCTTTGACGAATTCGAAGAACTGCGTTGCCTGGACGATGGAGTAGGGGATTGAAGATTCTTTAATCAGTTTCTCCTGAGCGATCTTGGCGCGGAAGTAACCGCTTTCGGACAGCCGCTGGGTCCCCACGACGGATAACGCAACGTGATGTCCTACGCCTGCGGCCGCTTCATTGGTGAGGAGGTTGCGAGTTGATGTTTCGAAGAAATTCATCACTGCCGCATCCTCCCAGGAGGGAGAATTAGTTACGTCAACCACTACCGATGCACCCTTCAGCGCTTCGGCCAGTCCCTCGCCGGTGAGGGTGTTGACGCCGGAATCAGGTGACGCGGCTATCGCTTCGTGCTCATGCTCACGAAGCTTGGTGACAAGCTTTGATCCGATGAGTCCACTGCCGCCGATGACCACGATTTTCATGATTGTCTCCTTCATTTTCGAGTTCTGCATTTCCGAACCTGCCGGTCGTACTCGCTAAGACCGTACACCCTATCGTTTTGTGACACAATCCTGTCAACGCGTCTCAACAAATTCGGGTGGGTGGAACACCAGAGACGGCAACTCGGCATTCAGCGATCAGCTAAACCAAACCGCCGAAACCCTGGCAATCCCAGTACCTTCGTAACTCGCGGCCTGATCGCTCATCGGCAAAACTAGTGAACTGGGTGGACGCTATGGACATCAAGACAACCACAACCACGTTTCGATACCGAATCGAGGCGAAACCCGGAGGTGGATTCATTGCCCGGGCGGAGGAAGGATCTTCTGAAAACCTGGAAGGAGCCACGCGCGAGGAAGTTCAGCAGAAGATTGACGACAAGTTAACCTCGCTCGTTGGGGCGATGCTCCACAACGATAAGCTGTCAGCGATGGTCGCGGATCTAGTCCAGAAGGGCGGAAAAGCTGGCGGATTTAACGTTAAGGTGAACGTAACGAGCACGTCGTCGAAAAGCCTCCTTTCACAACCGGCGATTCCCGCAGCCGGTGACGTGGGCGTCGCGCCCTCGTCTGAGCCTCGCTTTGAGAGCAGCAACAAATTATGGATCTTCATGGCGCTGCTGGTGGCGATTGCGGCGGCGTTGATGTATTTGCTGAAGCGGTAAAGCGAAGAGCCGAAAAAACAAGCAGTCAGCACTCAGCATTCAGCCAGCGGATGGGTTACAGGGAAAGCAGCCTTC
Encoded here:
- a CDS encoding cupin domain-containing protein, translated to MTIKKLSLMLVCLIAGTLMAQEAKVTELFSKDLADFPGKEGLMITVEYPPGSMDPIHRHNAHGFIYVLEGSIVMQVRGGKEVTLTPGQTFYEGPNDVHVVGRNASQTQPAKFVVVFVKDKGAPVLVPAK
- a CDS encoding SDR family oxidoreductase, producing the protein MKIVVIGGSGLIGSKLVTKLREHEHEAIAASPDSGVNTLTGEGLAEALKGASVVVDVTNSPSWEDAAVMNFFETSTRNLLTNEAAAGVGHHVALSVVGTQRLSESGYFRAKIAQEKLIKESSIPYSIVQATQFFEFVKGLADISMVGDKAHLPPVLFQPMAADDVATALGRIAVGPPVNGTVEIAGPEQFRVDELVRRRLAQLGDPRDVVADPNALYSGAKVNDRTLVPGNNAQLGETRFETWVNQPTGQVPHAKSQPAA